In the genome of Myxococcus stipitatus, one region contains:
- a CDS encoding choice-of-anchor D domain-containing protein — MRRLYWVAWVAWVLVLGCEPPSSQRARSAFVVNPEAIDFGAAAVGRTKSLKLRVTNGGRASYRVEGAVSSIPNVTVPSFEPFILSGGGEREIEVLFKPDVEGPVQGSLELITDADSRGDVPVLGRGVKAFVEVPETELDFGNVAMGLVEMRQVTVRNPSDVESPLELSLQGTDADQFTAERGETEMLAPGESRVVSVAFAPKRLGSASAELRVAVCEGCEPAVVPLRGTGVASKLEVTPLRLDFGRVALGASAEQSITVRNQGNLPLRWSGVELQDNPGGVYRVVSTPVVSGGTLEPGAVVEVRVAFLPTALGKAGEGRVEVGVHEQGSSAPGPKVSLVGEGGTSCVSVLPRELDFGVVAEGMTATRSVEVVNRCRDSVLVNNLRLDTAQGGYFTLAQAPASMTVPAGQSAYVGITFSPRTGTARASTGQLAVTVRSGGTLSTEAVSLKGTGRVFQPCQFQLPEHLSFGKVPVGAEVSMGLVLRNTGTQPCYLASMQLAAGSAPSFTSRTVRNGVLLPGAKTTLVVRFKPDAEGPFEGLAEAWVNHPTQGHPLVALSGEGVRGCFAVQPTTVDFGLTKLACGPRTRELLAINDCVGPVQVAGMALEQTGTEFQVAPGTAFPSQLAPGARVRLTARYEPVDDGLDAAALRFRLEDGSEYTAGLLGKGATKAEQTDRFLQESKAKVDVLFVVDNSGSMMEEQQSLGQNFAAFLSAATASSVDYRIGVTTTGLDSSPGGWSECPGGAQGGENGRLFPVDNSRPRIITPSTANAAGVFADNTKVGVCHWNEQGLDAAHRALSDPLLYNQDDTRTQQPNDGNGGFLRQDAKLAIIFLSDEEDFSAQPVSFYETYFLALKGNDKTKLSINAIVGPMDLATCPTSSSSGSRYIQLAQATGGVVESICTPNWAASLEKLSNSAFGPNRKFPLTQVPADTARIVVTVDGVPVTTGWEYDAATNSVIFERATAPAPGTWVEVTYPLGCN, encoded by the coding sequence ATGAGACGTCTGTATTGGGTGGCGTGGGTGGCGTGGGTGTTGGTGTTGGGTTGTGAGCCCCCGTCATCCCAACGCGCGCGGAGCGCCTTCGTGGTGAACCCGGAGGCCATCGACTTTGGCGCCGCCGCGGTGGGCCGCACGAAGAGCCTCAAGCTGCGGGTGACCAACGGAGGCCGGGCCTCGTACCGCGTGGAGGGCGCCGTCTCCAGCATCCCCAATGTGACGGTGCCGTCCTTCGAGCCCTTCATCTTGAGCGGCGGCGGTGAGCGCGAAATCGAGGTGCTCTTCAAGCCCGACGTGGAGGGCCCGGTGCAGGGCTCGCTGGAGCTCATCACGGACGCGGACTCGCGCGGGGATGTGCCGGTGCTGGGCCGGGGCGTGAAGGCCTTCGTCGAGGTGCCCGAGACGGAGCTCGACTTCGGCAACGTGGCGATGGGGTTGGTGGAGATGCGGCAGGTGACGGTGCGCAACCCGTCGGACGTGGAGTCTCCACTGGAGCTGTCGCTGCAGGGCACGGACGCGGACCAGTTCACCGCGGAGCGCGGCGAGACGGAGATGCTGGCGCCCGGGGAGTCGCGGGTGGTGTCGGTGGCCTTCGCGCCCAAGCGGTTGGGCTCGGCCTCGGCGGAGCTGCGCGTGGCGGTGTGCGAGGGCTGTGAGCCCGCGGTCGTTCCGTTGCGGGGCACGGGCGTGGCGTCCAAGCTGGAGGTGACGCCGCTGCGGCTGGACTTCGGGCGGGTGGCGCTGGGCGCCAGCGCCGAGCAGTCCATCACCGTGCGCAACCAGGGCAACCTGCCGCTGCGCTGGTCGGGCGTGGAGCTGCAGGACAACCCGGGGGGCGTGTACCGGGTGGTGAGCACGCCGGTCGTGTCCGGAGGCACACTGGAGCCGGGGGCCGTGGTGGAGGTGCGCGTGGCCTTCCTGCCCACGGCGCTGGGGAAGGCGGGCGAGGGGCGGGTGGAGGTGGGCGTGCACGAGCAGGGCTCCAGCGCGCCGGGCCCCAAGGTGTCCCTGGTGGGCGAGGGCGGCACGTCGTGCGTGTCGGTGCTTCCGCGCGAGCTGGACTTCGGCGTGGTGGCGGAGGGGATGACGGCGACGCGCTCGGTGGAGGTCGTCAATCGCTGCCGGGACAGCGTGCTGGTCAACAACCTGCGGCTGGACACGGCGCAAGGGGGCTACTTCACGTTGGCGCAGGCGCCGGCCAGCATGACGGTGCCCGCGGGGCAGTCCGCCTACGTGGGCATCACCTTCAGTCCTCGCACGGGGACGGCGCGCGCCAGCACCGGCCAGCTCGCCGTCACGGTGCGCTCGGGGGGCACGTTGTCGACGGAGGCGGTGAGCCTCAAGGGCACGGGCCGCGTGTTCCAGCCCTGCCAGTTCCAGCTGCCCGAGCACCTGAGCTTCGGCAAGGTGCCCGTGGGCGCGGAGGTGTCCATGGGCCTGGTGCTGCGCAACACCGGCACGCAGCCCTGCTACCTGGCCTCCATGCAGCTGGCCGCGGGCTCGGCTCCGTCCTTCACGTCGCGGACGGTGCGCAACGGCGTGTTGCTGCCCGGCGCGAAGACGACGCTGGTGGTGCGCTTCAAGCCGGACGCGGAAGGCCCCTTCGAAGGGCTCGCGGAGGCGTGGGTGAACCACCCGACGCAGGGCCATCCGCTGGTGGCGCTCTCGGGTGAGGGCGTGCGGGGGTGCTTCGCGGTGCAGCCCACCACGGTGGACTTCGGCCTCACCAAGCTGGCGTGTGGTCCGCGCACGCGGGAGCTGCTGGCCATCAATGACTGTGTCGGCCCGGTGCAGGTCGCGGGGATGGCGCTGGAGCAGACGGGCACCGAGTTCCAGGTGGCGCCGGGCACTGCCTTCCCGTCGCAGCTGGCGCCGGGCGCTCGCGTGAGGCTGACGGCCCGCTATGAGCCGGTGGATGATGGGCTGGACGCCGCGGCGCTGCGCTTCCGCCTGGAGGATGGCTCCGAGTACACGGCGGGCCTCCTGGGCAAGGGCGCGACGAAGGCGGAGCAGACGGACCGCTTCCTCCAGGAGTCGAAGGCGAAGGTGGACGTGCTCTTCGTCGTGGACAACTCCGGGTCGATGATGGAGGAGCAGCAGAGCCTGGGGCAGAACTTCGCGGCCTTCCTGAGCGCGGCCACCGCGTCGTCGGTGGACTACCGCATCGGCGTGACGACGACGGGACTGGACTCGTCGCCCGGCGGCTGGTCCGAGTGCCCCGGCGGCGCGCAGGGCGGTGAGAACGGGCGCCTGTTCCCCGTGGACAACTCGCGGCCCCGCATCATCACGCCCTCCACGGCCAATGCCGCGGGCGTCTTCGCGGACAACACGAAAGTGGGTGTGTGTCATTGGAACGAGCAGGGCCTGGACGCGGCGCACCGCGCCCTGTCGGACCCGCTGCTCTACAACCAGGACGACACCCGCACGCAGCAGCCCAACGACGGCAACGGCGGCTTCCTGCGGCAGGACGCGAAGCTGGCCATCATCTTCCTCTCGGACGAAGAGGACTTCAGCGCGCAGCCGGTGTCCTTCTACGAGACGTACTTCCTGGCGCTGAAGGGCAACGACAAGACGAAGCTGAGCATCAACGCCATCGTCGGCCCCATGGACCTGGCCACCTGCCCCACGTCGAGCAGCTCCGGCAGCCGCTACATCCAGCTCGCGCAGGCGACGGGGGGCGTGGTGGAGAGCATCTGCACGCCGAACTGGGCGGCCTCGCTGGAGAAGCTCTCCAACAGCGCCTTCGGTCCCAACCGCAAGTTCCCCCTCACCCAGGTGCCCGCGGACACGGCGCGCATCGTCGTCACGGTGGACGGGGTGCCGGTGACGACGGGGTGGGAGTACGACGCCGCGACCAACAGCGTCATCTTCGAGCGCGCCACGGCGCCCGCACCGGGAACGTGGGTGGAGGTGACGTACCCGCTGGGCTGCAACTAG
- a CDS encoding metallophosphoesterase family protein, with amino-acid sequence MPEPLLVAALGDIHGRFHRVETWLDALEQARGRPVGMVLAVGDVEAFRRGDDHRRKAAKRTMPAEFAEYADGIRRVKRPLYFIGGNNEDFEALHDFQDGGELAPGVTYLGRSGSRELCGLRVAYLSGIHAPRFIEQPLRRPITQDLMKQAGYFRAAEVERVMPLRDMDLMLVHEWPRGIVQRAREENPTPPRPLPSYWIGNPVTRKLVDTVLPRWMLCGHSHKAFAVTLEGVGRPATRIACLDQATRPEESVFWLEYEGRTAVRAGWGVTGQVAWVMDQRWDMASLPVPSVEAEGGDATVTAPA; translated from the coding sequence ATGCCGGAGCCCCTCCTGGTTGCTGCCTTGGGTGACATCCACGGTCGCTTCCACCGCGTGGAGACGTGGTTGGACGCGCTGGAACAGGCACGTGGCAGGCCCGTGGGGATGGTGCTGGCGGTGGGCGACGTGGAGGCCTTCCGCCGCGGGGACGACCACCGGCGCAAGGCCGCCAAGCGCACCATGCCCGCCGAGTTCGCGGAATACGCGGACGGCATCCGCCGGGTGAAGCGGCCGCTCTACTTCATCGGGGGCAACAACGAGGACTTCGAGGCGCTGCACGACTTCCAGGACGGAGGCGAGCTGGCGCCTGGGGTGACGTACCTGGGGCGCTCGGGCTCACGGGAGCTGTGCGGGCTTCGCGTGGCCTACCTGTCCGGCATCCACGCCCCGCGCTTCATCGAGCAACCCCTGCGGCGCCCCATCACCCAGGACCTGATGAAGCAGGCGGGGTACTTCCGCGCGGCGGAGGTGGAGCGGGTGATGCCGCTGCGGGACATGGACCTGATGCTCGTCCATGAGTGGCCACGCGGCATCGTCCAGCGTGCGCGCGAGGAGAACCCCACGCCGCCCCGGCCGTTGCCATCGTATTGGATTGGCAACCCGGTGACGCGCAAGCTGGTGGACACGGTGCTGCCTCGGTGGATGTTGTGCGGGCACTCGCACAAGGCCTTCGCGGTGACGCTGGAGGGGGTGGGGCGCCCGGCGACGCGCATCGCGTGCCTGGACCAGGCCACCCGTCCGGAGGAGTCCGTGTTCTGGCTGGAATACGAGGGCCGCACGGCGGTGCGCGCGGGGTGGGGCGTCACGGGACAGGTGGCCTGGGTGATGGACCAGCGCTGGGACATGGCGTCGCTGCCGGTGCCCTCGGTGGAGGCCGAGGGGGGCGACGCCACGGTGACGGCGCCCGCCTAG
- a CDS encoding phosphatase PAP2 family protein, which produces MLRDVRTLIPSLALSLLVALVPATPALAQSPEDAPKLNELRFDWARDGIITGTSAVLWISSEALFKDDLAPAECRWCDRAPDGTDRLNRLDRWGRGLAGDTDASRHRAATWSNILGFGAVPLGVMGAQFALVRSSHAPDRFFAEDATIILESTMLAILANQAVKFIAGRERPFVHVLSADQKHLTEQPSDNNLSFYSGHTSLAFSLVVSAGTVAALRGYEHQEWMWAVGLPLAASVGLLRMGADKHYLTDVAMGAILGSAFGVAIPLLMHGRQEAAAPSSSSTSPTATRWKPMVGARMAGISGVF; this is translated from the coding sequence ATGCTGCGTGACGTGCGCACGCTCATACCGTCCCTTGCACTTTCCCTTCTGGTCGCTCTCGTCCCGGCAACGCCGGCCCTGGCCCAGTCCCCCGAGGACGCGCCGAAGCTGAATGAGCTGCGCTTCGACTGGGCCCGGGACGGCATCATCACCGGCACTTCCGCTGTCCTCTGGATTTCCAGCGAAGCACTCTTCAAGGACGACCTGGCCCCCGCGGAGTGCCGCTGGTGTGACCGGGCTCCGGACGGCACCGACAGGCTCAACCGCCTGGACCGCTGGGGCAGGGGACTGGCCGGCGACACCGACGCGTCCCGTCACCGCGCGGCCACGTGGAGCAACATCCTGGGCTTCGGCGCGGTGCCGCTGGGGGTGATGGGCGCGCAGTTCGCGCTCGTCCGTTCCTCGCACGCGCCCGACCGCTTCTTCGCCGAGGACGCCACCATCATCCTGGAGAGCACGATGCTCGCCATCCTGGCCAACCAGGCGGTGAAGTTCATCGCCGGCCGCGAGCGCCCCTTCGTCCACGTCTTGTCAGCGGACCAGAAGCACCTCACGGAGCAGCCCAGCGACAACAACCTGTCTTTCTATAGCGGCCACACCAGCCTCGCCTTCTCGCTGGTGGTGTCCGCCGGCACGGTGGCCGCGCTGCGAGGCTACGAGCACCAGGAATGGATGTGGGCGGTGGGCCTTCCGCTGGCCGCCTCGGTCGGACTGCTGCGCATGGGCGCGGACAAGCACTACCTCACCGACGTGGCCATGGGCGCCATCCTGGGCTCGGCCTTCGGCGTGGCCATCCCCCTCTTGATGCATGGACGCCAAGAGGCCGCGGCGCCCTCCTCCTCCAGCACCTCGCCCACCGCCACGCGCTGGAAGCCCATGGTCGGCGCGCGCATGGCGGGCATCTCCGGCGTCTTCTAG